In one window of Flavobacterium ginsengisoli DNA:
- a CDS encoding nuclear transport factor 2 family protein, whose protein sequence is MKKILLLLLFVASFTNAQTDKIKINNTLDAWHKAAAEVKFDAYFNTLADDAIYIGTDATENWTKKEFAVWAKPFFDKGTTWNFKALERHIFFDKSGKIAWFDELLDTQMKICRGSGVLIKVGNEWKIQHYVLSMTVPNDEVDAVTKIKAPIEDALIAKLQKK, encoded by the coding sequence ATGAAAAAAATACTTTTACTTCTTTTATTTGTTGCCTCTTTTACAAATGCACAAACAGACAAAATCAAAATCAATAACACATTAGATGCTTGGCATAAAGCAGCTGCCGAAGTAAAATTTGATGCTTACTTTAATACATTGGCAGATGATGCAATTTACATCGGAACGGATGCAACCGAAAATTGGACCAAAAAAGAATTTGCTGTCTGGGCAAAACCATTTTTCGATAAAGGAACGACTTGGAATTTTAAAGCATTAGAACGTCATATCTTTTTTGATAAATCAGGAAAAATAGCTTGGTTTGATGAATTATTAGATACGCAAATGAAAATCTGTCGCGGTTCTGGAGTTTTAATCAAAGTGGGGAACGAATGGAAAATTCAACATTATGTTCTATCGATGACTGTTCCAAATGACGAAGTTGATGCCGTAACCAAAATAAAAGCGCCAATTGAAGACGCTTTGATTGCAAAACTTCAGAAAAAATAA
- the trmB gene encoding tRNA (guanosine(46)-N7)-methyltransferase TrmB, with product MGSKNKLKRFRENETFQNVFQPTREEVVGDLMPLKGKWNSDFFKNDNPLVLELGCGKGEYSVGLAEKYPNKNFIGIDIKGARFWRGAKTAVEDGLHNVAFVRTQIELINHIFAEGEVDEIWITFPDPQIKYKRTKHRMTNSEFLKLYKKILKKDGVVNLKTDSEFMHGYTLGLLHGEGHEVLYANHNVYKNEGSPEVVTSIQTFYEKQYLEINKAITYIRFKIKD from the coding sequence GTGGGAAGTAAAAATAAACTAAAAAGATTCAGAGAGAACGAAACATTTCAAAACGTTTTTCAACCAACCAGAGAAGAAGTTGTAGGCGATTTAATGCCTTTAAAAGGGAAATGGAATTCTGATTTCTTTAAAAATGATAATCCATTAGTTTTAGAGTTAGGATGCGGAAAGGGAGAATATTCTGTTGGATTAGCAGAGAAATACCCAAACAAAAATTTTATCGGAATTGATATTAAAGGTGCTCGTTTCTGGCGTGGTGCTAAAACTGCTGTTGAAGACGGTCTTCATAATGTTGCTTTCGTACGTACACAAATCGAATTGATCAATCATATTTTTGCTGAAGGCGAAGTTGACGAAATCTGGATTACTTTCCCAGATCCACAGATCAAATACAAGAGAACAAAACACAGAATGACGAATTCTGAGTTCTTGAAATTGTACAAAAAAATCTTGAAAAAAGATGGTGTTGTAAATCTTAAAACCGATAGCGAATTTATGCACGGTTATACTCTTGGATTGCTTCACGGTGAAGGTCACGAAGTTTTATACGCAAATCATAACGTATATAAAAACGAAGGAAGCCCAGAAGTTGTGACTTCTATCCAGACTTTTTACGAAAAACAATATTTAGAAATTAATAAGGCAATTACGTATATTCGTTTCAAAATTAAAGACTAA